Proteins co-encoded in one Clarias gariepinus isolate MV-2021 ecotype Netherlands chromosome 13, CGAR_prim_01v2, whole genome shotgun sequence genomic window:
- the cfl2 gene encoding cofilin-2 gives MASGVTVNDEVIKVFNDMKVRKSSTSDEVKKRKKAVLFCLSDDKKKIIVEEGKQILVGDIGETVDDPYACFVKLLPLNDCRYGLYDATYETKESKKEDLVFIFWAPEGAPLKSKMIYASSKDAIKKKFTGIKHEWQVNGLDDIQDRSTLAEKLGGNVVVSLEGRPL, from the exons GCTTCAGGAGTCACCGTTAATGATGAAGTCATTAAGGTCTTCAATGACATGAAAGTGAGAAAATCCTCAACCTCGGACGAGGTCAAAAAACGCAAAAAGGCTGTGCTATTCTGCCTCAGTGATGACAAAAAGAAGATTATCGTCGAGGAGGGCAAGCAGATCCTCGTTGGCGATATCGGAGAGACTGTTGATGATCCATATGCCTGTTTTGTAAAGCTCCTACCTCTAAACGACTGCAGATATGGCTTGTATGATGCCACTTATGAAACAAAAGAGTCCAAAAAAGAAGACTTGGTATTTATATTTTG GGCCCCTGAAGGTGCACCATTAAAAAGCAAGATGATATATGCTAGTTCCAAAGACGCCATTAAAAAGAAGTTTACAG GTATCAAACATGAATGGCAAGTCAATGGCTTGGACGATATTCAGGACCGCTCAACCCTGGCAGAAAAATTGGGAGGCAATGTGGTTGTATCATTGGAAGGACGACCattgtaa